The following nucleotide sequence is from Solanum dulcamara chromosome 7, daSolDulc1.2, whole genome shotgun sequence.
TTTAGTGACTGTCTTTTCCATTTAAGCAAAGAAATAATAGTTTTTAGGATGGAGGGGGTATACAATAGAGTAAACTTAGTTCGCTGATCTTGTAACAAGATGCAGGACATGAAAAAAGAAGTGGAAGCAAATATCCTCTGCCATATggaggagagaaaaaaaatatgtttcttctttgtaccaaaaaaaaaaagaaaagaatctaTCATAGGCCTGAAATATGGAATTGCAGAGTTTTAAGGATATTCAGGTAATAAATTAGAAATGGAATGTGGATTAATCACTTAAAGTCTCAATGCCCTCAATTTGTTGAAATTCCATTGAAACGAAAGCAGGTGAGTCGAATCCTCAACTCTTTTTCTCCTAGAAGTCTTCTCTCAGTTCAAttcattttctttatcttttcctattctatttttcttcatcTAATGTACGTTCCAACTTTACGTTTGACGTTTTGAGATGATGTTACTACTATATACCTATACTTGTTAGTTGTTAGTGTCATTCTGCTCGCATCAAGTTTTATCTTATTGAAGACCTAAAAAGAAATTAccaatttccttttcttttctcgtGTCTGTTCAAATGAGAcgaaggaaaagaaaataaatgttATTTCCCTTCATTTTCTGCAATTTCCACCCACTTTGATAAGCTGGTTGGGGCTTACTGTTGACAAGTGTGGTGGAACAATCAACGTTGACTCCCGGAGAGTGATATTACATATCTATTATAGTTACTCGGTCATTTTCTTTCAAGCACCTAACATTGCAGAATCTCTTCATTTCTAGTAAATGAATAAAAGGATGTCATGAGGTCATGAAGTTCTTCGTAGCTTTGAAATTCTCTGTAATATCGTGAAACTCCAGAAACAGTTGCATAACATTCTAACACATATATGACATCTTTCTTTAACATGTTCACAAATTGTAGCattttaaataaaatcataacacTAACTCTACCATTTGAATGATTGAAAATGTTCATAATCAATGCCTGAAGGCTGAAGCAACAATATTTTCCAGGGAACTCCAAAATGTATTGTGGTTGACCTAGTTTCCTTCTCATCGTATTCTCTAATTAGTAAGAACACTAACATGTATCATTCTAATTCCAGTGGTGATGACAATTTAAGTATTGCCAATGTCCTCTCAGCAGAAACTCAACCAGGATCAAGTGATCTCAGTAAAACACAGCTGTTAGAAGCACTATGCCATTCTCAAACCCGTGCAAGAGAAGCCGAACAATTGGCACAGCAAGCCTACAACGAGAAGGAGCATGTGATCAAACTGTTCTTCAGACAGGCTTCTCACCTCTTTGCTTACCGGCAATGGCTTCAAATTTTGCAGCTTGAAGCACTGGTCCTCCAGCTCAGGAAAAAAGATGAACAAGATTCCATCAATTATTCGACTTTCTTCCCCGTTATCCCAAGCAAAGGCAGGAAACTGAAGAAGCTTAGATATAATAAGCCTATTAAGAGGAAGAGTATAGGAAAGGGAAAATGCAAGATAAACAAGTCTGCTGTAGCTTTTGCCTTGGGTTTGGGTCTTGCTGGTGTTGGTTTACTACTTGGTTGGACCATGGGATGGCTATTTCCTGCTCTCTGATTCATCTCGGGTTCGCTAAATTCGGTATGTATGTAGGATTGCACATTATGTAAATATACGACTACTACACCTCAATTCCAAAGGCATTGTGTAAATATAGTTGGTCCAAGGTCTTGTAATGTATGTTGTGTGTGTTATCTTATCAAAATGCTTTGGACACTATTTCAGTGCAGATGATTAAGAAATTTGTGAAATCTTCATATGTATATTCCCTCTGTTTACAGTTGTAGTTGACACCaagtttaaaaaagaaaaaccaGAAAGTTTCTTGATTTTAGCTTATTAAGGAAAaggatgaagaaaaaaaaactgagTGGATAAAGATTCTTATTTTGTCCAGATGCAATCGTGTGTTTGCTGAATCAGCTAATAACATCAAAACACTCACAAATTTCTTCAGCCACATGTTTCACAGCTATGTTGGAACAAATATGTCCAGTAAACTTTAAATATCTtagaaatttcattttttgtaaaaaaaaaattaggataaaGAAAGGGAAAATGAAAAGGGGCGGAAAATCGAACCCCACCAACAGATAACCAATCAATAACATTTGACCTCTTGTGAActtgtgaaaaagaaaaattaagaaatacgAAAAAAGAAAACGTTAAATCTGTGTTGCAcgtgaggaaaaaaaaaggtgaaaaaataaattgttaatatttaaaaagaatTGCAACGTTCACTCTCaagcatttaaaaagaaaaaagattgtCAAAGATTAACAAATACGTTGAAAAGGAAATGATCACCATAATTAAATTACTGTTCAAATAATACTGATCAACCCATCCCAAAAAAAgggcaaatatatatatatatatatatatatatatatatatacgaataACTTTTCTTCTAATGTGGTGGTCTTATTTTCCTCACACTCCGTTCGTGAAATTACaattaatattattgttgttattagtaCCTCTTTGACTAAGGATTGTTTggacatgcaatataaaattggatttatatgaagttaaaattttatttgaacacacaatttaaattttgtaagttatattattttttcataaatatgaaAACCCTATAAATTGTAAAATTTCTCAATTCTTATATAAAATCTTAccaaataagtaaattatagttcatgaagaaaatattaaaatatcctATGAATCTACTTTACTAAAACGcatatcttcatattttttttttataaataattatttgtgaTTATAAATTTTTGAAATGACGAGTCCATGTCCAAAATCATGCTAAAAATCAAGACTGTTTCCTAAATCGATTTGTTTGACTTTTGACTTTTTCCCATTTCCCAGGCTGAGCTGCTCAAAGCCGACCGTCCTCACTAACCTTTTCAATCCCACCGTTCCTTATCCGCCACGTATACAATCGACCCCACAACCTCCAAATTATtaattacaaataaataaaataaaaaacaaaaaaccaaAACCGAGTAGTTGTCGCTGGAGGTTTATTTAAGGAACCCacattatacataaaaataataataataataaataattccCTCGTGTTCTCAATTTAATTGTTCATTCACTTTCTTCTCCAATTTTGCTCTTTTTTTCTGAAAAACTTTCTGTAAAAgacttgatttttatttttggaaaaagcCAAACATGCCTTTCTGTGAGGTGGGTAAATACCAGAATGGTGTGGATTCAGCTGGCAACAAAGGAACCAAGATTTTTTATAGAACTTATGGTCAAGGCCCGGTCAaagttctcttgattattggtaTTCTTCGTTTTCCTTGACATTTTTCAATGTTTTTCTTATTTGGGTTTTACGTtgtacaatttatttttttgtttgtggGTGATTAAATTTTGGCTTTGTTTGTTTCTGGATGATTTAAAGGATTGGCTGGGACGCACAGTTCATGGGTCCCACAGATCAAGGCACTCGCCGGAACGATTACGCCGAATGATCCTGAATCGCCGGCCGGTAATCGGAGCTCCGGTGAAGGTGGGGGTATGAAGGTTTGTGCTTTTGATAATCGTGGAATGGGATTAAGCTCTGTGCCCACTAAAAAGTCAGAATATACGTAAGTCCCATTTaacagaatttttttaaaattacttttCCATAGTTTGTTGGTtatttgaggaaaataatgaTAGTGAAGGAATAAAGTAGGGGGGGGAAAAGCAAAACTTTTTTGATTATTGTAGAATATTTACAGCTAATAGGAGCAAATTCAAGATAAAATTCAGTTCTTGGTGGGACTCCAATTAGAATGAGAAGACCTTCAATTACTTTTGTGTTTCTTAGCTAACAACTAAAGTTAAGTAGTTAGCAAGTTAAATTGATGTTGGATGTTTTTGTTGGTGCAGCACTAGCATTATGGCAAAAGATGCAATAGCTATAATGGATCACTTGGGGTGGGAAAAAGCACACATCTTTGGCCATTCAATGGGTGAGTTTCTCATTCTGTTGTTTTGGTTGGCATTATTGATGATGACTTAATACatctttaataaaatttgattttgagaTTGATATTTTCAAGCATAAAATGTGTAGTATATAGTATTCCAGTTAAACTTCCGAATAGTAGTTTAAGGCATTTCGAATTTTAGAAACTGATCGTTGCCGTTCAGCTTAGCTCAAATGGCTAGTTACAACTTGAATAAAATGTGGACCAAGATGTTTTAGAATCAAGTTCATCCTGTAGCTGGGAAAACACTTCTTTGAACTTGGCGCTAACATTTATGCTTATTTGTACTCTTTTCCAATCATTCAGGAGCTATGATATCTTGTAAATTGGCTGCAATGGTGCCTGAGAGAGTTTCATCTTTGGCTTTACTGAATGTCACGGGAGGAGGCTATGAATGTATACCCAGGGTAAGATCCTCTCTTCAACTATTGGTCATTGGACATATTGTTCAAGGATTTTAGTGAATGGTTGAGTTATATCTGAAAATTGAACGAACGTTTTGGTTTTCCTTTGCATTGCATACCCCTTCCAGGaaagatatataaaaatcaGCTTACTGAAAGATAAAAGAATAGAAGATATTCCGTTAATTGAGATTATTTGAGGCCATTCTAGCATTTTCAAGTTTTTACCAGCTCCCTGGATTTAGTATGATGGTAAGAGTGTAACATGCTATCTGTAGATTAGGCGCACGTCACGGGGTTGAACCTTGTAGCAGACAACAGTCTAATATTTAAGTGGCAAAGGTAGAGGAGCAGGCCCATCATCCGTTGAGCTTCGAACCGTGTGCTCTGTCCCTGGAGATTTTTCGGTTATCAGAAGGGGAAAAAAATGGCACACTGCAAACAAGTCAGGGACACATGTCTCTGTCAACCAAAACATTTTCTTCCTTGGCTGCCACAGTTAGATTGATTCCCCTCTATCTGATCGAAGAACCCCTATTAGGCAGCTCACTTTAGTATACGAACATTGTAATCCTGATCAGAGAGATGACATAGTGCGTATATGACTGGTTTTCTTTTCCTCTTAGCTTATCCATTTTCTCTCTTACTTCATTTTCCAATCGCTCTCATTTCAATCAGAGCAACATAGTAGCGATAAAGCAGATGTTCTAACCTTCTTATGTCATTTGTGGGTCTTGCACAGAAAAGTGGTAGCCTTGCCTATTTAATCTGTGGTCTTGAACAAAACACTGAAAGAATTTTCTCTCTCTGGGGAATACATGCGGATGCTCTGTTGCTTGTGTATACACTAGGAGTTAATTATTAAGAATATACCCTTCAGCATATATAGCATTGAAGCATGTTGGCATTTTGTACTATTCCAATAGGAAAAATCACAAAGATGTAGCTTTCTATTGAACCTTTTCTTGTCCAATTGTGTGTCTgtaaaagagagagaaattacAGTGTGTATGAGAAAGGAAGGAATACTATTTTTGTTCTTCTGGCAAAAATGAATAATGAATAATGAGTTGTATCTGCATCTATTCCACTTGATACCCCTGCAATTGGATTAATTAGAATGAGATAAGGAGCACCACGTTGCCAAAGCTTCCAACTGTATAGCAATCATATGTGCGCGAGTATAGGGGAAGTTTGTATACTCAGATTGTCATATGAGATAAACAAATATCTCAACTGCAGCTTATACGTGTAGGTTAGGTAACCCACTCTCCTTTACTCTGCATAGGACAAGAGATGCTCATCATTTTTCTCAAAGAGTGAGGGACCCCTCCCAGTGAAATGCTACAGGCCAGTCTGTTGCTTCGATAGGTGGTACAACCATTTGATTGGAATAGTTCCTGATTGCATAACTTTTTTATATTTGGTAGCATAGACGACTCAAATGGTTGatctgaaaaataaagaaatagtcATGTTTGCATGGTTAAAATGTACTATATACATCTGTGTTTAACAATGACCTGAGGACTGAATGTTGTCAGAAATTCATCTACTGATACAATTGAAGGAAATTAGGTATTTAGAGATAAATAATACCGATACAGGGGATGGGAGGTAACATTATGCATGTGATTAAACAATATTGTGCTGTCTTTGAAGCACAGAAGCAACTTAAAGAGTTAAGGATGGCTGGGATGAGTCTGTTGAGATGGATATGTTGTATAAGAAGAGAAAACAGTACTTAACCAAAGGAGTGAGAGGGTGAAAAACAGTGTTGAATAGCTCTTATGGGAAAagtaaatcaagaaaaaaaattccttaGTTTGGTGGGTATCTGTAAAAAACCGTTAAAGAATCTGAAAATTGTAAGTCCATAAAATTTGAAGATTGAAGGAGGGACAACGATTACAAGAGAAAATGATCAATGTGGTCACTATTTCTTAGTTTAGTGGTGGTGTAGCCTAAACATTTATACAACTGCACCCCAATTGATGatattggggggggggggggcatcTTGGTGCACAAAGCATCCCGCATTAGCAGGGTACAGGGAAGGGCCGCACCCCAAGACAACCTATCCCAATGCAATTATTTGTGGCTGCTTCCACGACTCAAATAAGAAATCAGGTTAAATTGGCCATGAATGTCTGAATCAtttgaatttcttttaattgataaaatatttataaagtgATCTCAGCTAGTTAGGGACGGCAATGGAGCGGGGCGGGTTGAGCTTAATCCACAAATTTTGAAACCACCCCGCCCcgcataataatttttttcattttcaactcGCCCCGCCCCATATAGACCTGCCCTGCATAAACCCACCCCGCATAaatttttatgttgtttttcttttttaattgagtttaatatgaaaaataaaattcataatttttttttaatttttcgcTAATTAACATCTCAACAACTAATTAATTGTTTCTTGTAAACATTTCAACAATTGTTTCTTAATTgctaattaattctaattaaCATTTGtctagtttaaatttttttttaaaaaataaaattaaaattaaagtcgAAGTTTAATATAAGAAgtttatatttttgatttttactaATTACAAAGATATAATTTTCTTCAGGTTCCTATTTGATACCTTAAACCCGCAACCCGCCCTGCCCCGaattaattttgataataattactTCAACCCTCCCAGCATCTGCTCCGCCCCGCATAACTCTAAACCCGCCTTGTCTCGCCCCATTGACATCCCTACAGCTAGTTTGGAACTGAAACATTATTGCTTGATGGTTTCGTGCAAATGCTTTTccattatcaataaaattatactaCTCTACTTTATCGCAAAAAGAAACTAACTGGCAGCAGCATGTCAGAtgcacaattttttttgaacggATACATGCTTGTTATGAATAAGATCctgtaatttttttatgagtGCTAATTGTATCAAAAGATGCTAAACAAATTAACGTTATACCTCAAACACAGCGCTTCCTCTGTCTGTTTCTCATTATATACTTGTACAGAATGAAGAGTTTTTTGTTGATTCTCATGCTCATTTGGTCCTTTTGCCTGCCAGCTCGATCGTCAAACTCTATCAATTGCTGTCCGGTTTTTGAAGGCAAAAACTCCTGAACAGAGGGCTGCTGTTGATTTAGACACCCATTATTCAAAGGttgattaattatttatttaataatgtTGAAAATTAAGAGGGTTCACTTCCCTAGTTCCCTCCTACTGCAAAGTTGCATATACATGCCATGCATTGGTGTATAACATAAAATGTAAACTAGATGGTTTTGTGTGCATTATTTTTCGTACAATTGCTTTAGTTGGTTTATCATCACTAGTTATAAATCCTAATCTTTCCCAAAAAAAACGAAGATATAAATTCTAATCAGTGATAATATTTATCATGACTAGGGAGTGATATATGACTAACATATTTGTGTTTTGCGGTTTGCAGGAATACCTTGAGGAAGATGTGGGAACTACGACCCGAAGAGCAGTATTATATCAAGTGAGTGACCTAGATGTTTCTTAGGCCATTTTCTTTTTCCAACCATTATAAAGTAATCTACAAGAAGCAAGACTTAAGGTGCTTATTAGGTTTTTGTACCCTCTTTATTTTTGGGGTGGCCAGGAATACGTAAAAGGCATATCAGCATCTGGGATGCAGTCAAATTGTGGATTTGATGGACAGATCAATGCTTGTTGGACTCATAAGATATCCCAAGCTGATCTTGAATCTATCTGCTCTACTGGATTCCTAATAACTGTTATTCATGGCAGGTAAAGGCATTATCTACTAGATCCAATCTCATATTGCCAGATACATTATTTAGATATAAGTCAACATTTTCTTCTGTGTAGGCATGATGTCATTGCTCAGTTAAGCCATGCAAAGAGGCTTGCGAAGAAGTTACATCCTTATGCTAGAATGGTAGAGCTTCCCGGAGGACACCTTGTTAGTCATGAAAGGACAGAAGAAGTatgtttttatatctttattatGCAAATACAGAATTATCCATTAATACAAAACTTTCATGCTGCttagttaccaaaaaaaaaaaaaaaagaaggtaatGTACTAAGATGGAGGTCAAGAAATGCTTCCAAAGAACCTGGGGAGGGGCTACTCTTCTTAGAACTATAGATCTGCAACTTTGTAGTGATTCTAAGGATCATTTTGGGGATTCGAAAACCAAATAGGCCAAATCAACTTTTTGGTAGTTATGAATAGGAAATTCAAAATGTATAATATGTATGAGATTCTCAAAGTTTTAGTACTCCTAGTGGCTTCAAATGATTTGTGTGGCTATAGTCATATGTGTGCTGATTGTTAATGGAAGAACCGAAGAAGTATATGACAATTATTAAATATTCTAGGTCAATGACGCACTTCTTAAGTTGATCAAGGCATCCACGAGTAAGATTAGCCCGTATGACTGGACAAATTTGCCCAAGAAAAG
It contains:
- the LOC129894086 gene encoding uncharacterized protein LOC129894086 isoform X1 gives rise to the protein MPFCEVGKYQNGVDSAGNKGTKIFYRTYGQGPVKVLLIIGLAGTHSSWVPQIKALAGTITPNDPESPAGNRSSGEGGGMKVCAFDNRGMGLSSVPTKKSEYTTSIMAKDAIAIMDHLGWEKAHIFGHSMGAMISCKLAAMVPERVSSLALLNVTGGGYECIPRLDRQTLSIAVRFLKAKTPEQRAAVDLDTHYSKEYLEEDVGTTTRRAVLYQEYVKGISASGMQSNCGFDGQINACWTHKISQADLESICSTGFLITVIHGRHDVIAQLSHAKRLAKKLHPYARMVELPGGHLVSHERTEEVNDALLKLIKASTSKISPYDWTNLPKKSSGWNITPLARKSSPEGSRSSVMADIVGRLQMLLVFFFGMFMLAVEFMRRGVSRLKPVRVNAALK
- the LOC129894086 gene encoding uncharacterized protein LOC129894086 isoform X2, which gives rise to MPFCEVGKYQNGVDSAGNKGTKIFYRTYGQGPVKVLLIIGLAGTHSSWVPQIKALAGTITPNDPESPAGNRSSGEGGGMKVCAFDNRGMGLSSVPTKKSEYTTSIMAKDAIAIMDHLGWEKAHIFGHSMGAMISCKLAAMVPERVSSLALLNVTGGGYECIPREYLEEDVGTTTRRAVLYQEYVKGISASGMQSNCGFDGQINACWTHKISQADLESICSTGFLITVIHGRHDVIAQLSHAKRLAKKLHPYARMVELPGGHLVSHERTEEVNDALLKLIKASTSKISPYDWTNLPKKSSGWNITPLARKSSPEGSRSSVMADIVGRLQMLLVFFFGMFMLAVEFMRRGVSRLKPVRVNAALK